Genomic segment of Panicum virgatum strain AP13 chromosome 2K, P.virgatum_v5, whole genome shotgun sequence:
CTTTCTCAGTACATCAGCCAAAATGTTTCCAATGATCCACGACCTATCCATCAGTGCTGCTAACTCATTTCCTATCGACAATAACTGTGGGCAGTCCTCTGGTTTTGTGCTTCCAAATGCCAAAACCTTGAACACATAGCTGAACTCCTCTACTGACAACAGTTTCAGATGAACTGGCTTTACGGTACCAAGTCTCGCAAGCTTTTCAAGCCTACTTATGATTATCACTTTGGTCCCTTCACCCATGCGGGATACACAAGAATAGAACTTCATCCAATCGTCATCATTTACATCTGACATAAATTCAATCACGACTAAAGTCCTCACACGTGGGAATTTCTCATGTTCTATTCTGCTTATGACATGCTCAGAAATATGCAGTATCGAAGAGAAATGGCTGCGAATCTTCTCGTTGTTGCAGACATGAGAAACAAGAGTTCTTTTGCCAACCTTATGACCACCAATGATTGGAAGAATGGCTGGGTCACCCTGATCATTGAAATTTCCCTGCAGCAGTGTGTTGAGAACATGCTGCTTTTCCACATAGCGACTGAACATGAAGTTATCGACATAAAGATACGTGTCGTtcctgcacactttgtcctcacttgTACGCATCGGGAAGAACTTTTCAATCGATCACCCATCCCGAAATTGCTCCAAACCTAGCACGTTTAACATCAGAGTTCTTTCGAGGTCGGAAAGTTGGagcttgttggtatgagtatgcTATTAAGTCTATTAAGTCCTGGGTCGGGATGCCACACGAACTGGTGAAAGCAAGTGTTCTAACCCCACGGTGGACGCGAAAACTGTTGGTAGAGTGAACCTACTAGGTATATTCGTTAGTATGATTTCTAACTCATGCTCTTGGTATTATCACAACTCACAAGCATGAAGAAAACAACATGCCACCGAGAGTGATGGTGATAGTCACGTACAACAAACTGCCCTAGTCTCCATGCCATATGGTCCACGGTCTCCTTGCCAATTGACCACGGCACATTAATTGATCACGGTCTCCATACCGATTCAAATAGCTAGATAAGCCTTAAAGCAACTTCATGTTACTAAAGCAGTAGCAGCTCACATCAGTTTGCAGCCataatctctatctctatctctatctctacttaTACTATACTACTAAAAAAACGATTGAGAGAAAAAAATTTGGTGCGACCCTAACCCCCCTCCCCGTGGTGGCTCTGCCGTGCGAGGTGTTCTATCGGTCCGATCGGGAAGCCCTCCGTGCGATCGCCCAAACCCATCGCACGCCATCCCCGTGCCGGCGCCGCAATCCTGCCCCCTCCCCCGCgatcccgccccctcccccgtcACACATCGTCCCTGCGCCCGACGCTCGCTCCCCCGCGCCGGCGTCGCCGTTGCCCTGCATCGGCCGCCGCTCCTTCCCCGATGTCGCCGATCTACTCAGCCCTGTCTGCCCCAGGGTTTTActtaccgaccggtccgaccaaACCGGTgtggtccggtaccggtataccggtccggtttggccggaaaccggtcggtaccggtggaattcaaatttgaattcaaatttcgcaGTACAACCGGtttgtaccggtataccggccggtttgaccggtttaccggtcggtttgactggtaaccggccaaattcaattttttttcttttttggtttaaattcaaatgcccataaaatatactaaatgaatgtttgtataacatgttttatttttttttctttttttcatgctTTTCAGTCTGCAGTGAGGATTCATGCCCATCTGAAAGACTGAAAGTGCTACATAACAACAACaaacaacatagctttttttcccaagcaagttggagtaggctagagatgaaacccgacagaaataagttcaaggttcaggcgcattgatagctagtctccaagcgctcctatccaaagctatctctttagagatattccaatccttaaggtctctcttaaccgattcatcccacgtcagtttaggtctacctctacccctctttacattatcgacccgctcaagaaccccattacgtaccggcgcctcaggaggccttcgttggacatgtccaaaccatctcagccgatgctgggtaagtttctcctcaattggtgccaccccgaccctatcccgaataacttcattttggactctatccctccttgtgtgcccacaaaaccaccgcaacatccgcatctctgctacactcagttgctggacatgtcgcctttttgtaagccaacattcagcatcgtataacatcgccggacaaattgctgtcctatagaatttgcattttagcttttgtggcaccctcttgtcacaaaggatgccagaagcttgccgccatttcaaccagccagctgaaattctatgcttaacatcttcatcaatgtcgtcaTCTTTTTGTAGCACCAatactaaataccgaaaagtatccttctggaccaccacttgcccatctagactaacgtctcccccctcatgcctagtcgcgctgaaatcgcacatcatgtactcggtcttggtcctaataagtctgaaccctttcgactctaacgtgcgtctccatagctctaacttcctattaacccctgccctactctcatcaactagcaccacatcatcagcaaagagcatacactaagggatctcaccttgtatatccattgtgacctcatccatcactaaagcaaataagtaagggctcaatgctgacccctggtgtagacctatgttaataggaaagtcagtggtgttgccatcacatgtccggacaaacgtcgtcgcatccttgtacatatccttaatgagggtaatgtacttagttgggactttgtgcttctccaaggcccaccacatgacatttctcggtactttatcatatgccttctcaaggtcaatgaagaccatgtgcaagtccttcttctgctccctatatctctccatcaattgtcgtattaagaaaatcgcctccatggttgaccttccaagcatgaacccaaattggttttgggtcacacttgtcactcttcttaggcgatgctcgataaccctctcccaaagcttcattgtatggctcatcagcttaatcccacagtagttagtacaactttgaacatcgccattatttttgaagataggtactaatatacttctcctccattcttccggcatcttgtttgaccgaaaaatgagattaaaaagcttagttaaccatactattgctctatctcctaggcatctccacacctcaatggggataccatcagggcccatcgctttacctcccttcatcctcttcaaagcctccccgatctctacctcctgaattctcctcacaaaacatctgttggtatcgtcaaaagagtcatctaacacAAGGGTAGGgtcctcactctccccattaaacaacttgtcgaagtactctctccatctatccatgatctcctcatccttcactagcagtcgatctgtcccatccttaatgcatttgatttggttgatgtcccttgtcttccgctcgcggatcctagccatcctataaatgtccttctccccttctttcgtgcctagccgctgatacaggtcatcatacgccttaccctttgctacactcacagctcgctttgcaaccctcttcgctagtTTATAGtactcgatgttggctgcactcttgtcaaggtggaggcgcttgaaacactccttctccttaatagccctttgcacctcgtcgttccaccaccaggtgtctttcccctcctgtttgcctcccctactcacgccaaacacctctgaggccaccttccgaacacatgttgccatctttagccacatgtcactgcgtcttctccttcttcccaaggcccctcacctagcatcctttccttaaacgcttgtgccgcttcccctctaagcttccaccactttattctcgcaatcttggcacgtttgtcccggtggacgcgtacccgaagacgaaagtccgccaccacaagcatgtgttgagggacaacacactcccctggtatcaccttacaatctaagcaatcacgtctatcctccctcctagcaaggataaagtcgatctggctccagtgttgtccactacgaaacgtcacaagatgggattccctcttcttaaacacggtattcactatcaacaagtcgtaggctaacgcgaaattcaacacatcctccccctcttgactcctgctaccatacccaaaacccccgtgcactcgctcgaaccctacattagtcgcacccacatggccgttgagatctcctatgaagagtttctcgctggtaggcacggtactaaccatgctatctagatcttcccagaactgcatcttgctgctctcactaaggcctacctgaggggcataggcactgatcacattcaaaaccgaatctccaactaccaaccggattaagATAATatggtcgccttgccttctaacctctacgactccatccttaaggctcctatcaatcaagatgcctacaccattcctacccggagttgctcccgtgtactaaagcttgaagccagtatcctcaacctccttcgccttctggcccttccatttagtctcctgaacgcatagaatatttacacgcctcctaattattgcatcaactagctctcgcaacttacccgttagggaccctacgttccagctacctatacgaatcctagttggctcggctatcttccttacccttcgcacccgtcgagggaagtgcgaagactcttgctcatttttcactacacccgggcatagatgtagcgcgccattcaggtgacgacccgaccctttctcacttatcatcgtacccaggtcacgatacgacgcgcccttggggggatggcgacccggcccttgcccatttatcaccacacccgggttccgatgtagcgcgtcgctaagagagTTACgcccccaacgagtttcttgtgggtttcaaatccattagagtggctattttttatgctagtttgccaaaacctaacgcaaccctcctcctttacccgggcttgggaccggctatgctgagatgactcaggagagagagtcttccatACATGCTACATGAAAATTACTTCTGAACCAAATAGGGAGAATCGATGTTAAATTCAGTTGTAACCAGTGCAGTCTAGATGAGCGAAGGATATATGCAAGATAATGAGCTGTGTATACAAAGTGAAGTTAACTTGGAGCCAAACTGACAATCAGCAGTTACAAACTAGATTAATACTCTATTCAACTTGATTTAGTCTTCAGCAGGAAGGCAATAGTTGTGACTGAAGCTTCTATATGATCAAGGCTTGGTTTCTCACTATAATTGATCAGATAGCATGGCCATCAAACCAATGGCCTGGCCATCTGTGGACCCACCTCCTCATTGTCTTCCCCATCCTGCATGGCCATTGGACTCAAACTGATCCAAAAATAAGTCTTCAATTTCTTTTTCTGTGCGTGCAGGATATTCTATTCTAGATTTGAGTTAATTCCCtgaatgccatcaaaattttagTCAATCCCTTTAATGCCATTAAAATTTAGGCCATCCCTTGAATGCCACTAAAATTTTACTCCAATCCCTTCGGTGTCATTCCGTGAGTGTGTTGTTAGAATTGACCGTTAAATGAGGGAGAAAAGAGTGTGTTGTTAGAATTGACCGTTAAATGAGGGAGAAAAGGCGTCGAGCAACCGCAATAGCTTCAGCTTGATGGGGTCCTTCCTGGTATCAGCAAGTGCACGGCCATTCTTGAGGAAATCAAGGATGCCAGCACGGGCCGCAATCTCCGGAAAGCACGATGGCATGGCCTCCGGTCGCCGCTCAAACACCGCTGCACAGAGCTCCCTCTCAACTTCCACGATATCCCCACGCTCATCGGCTAATCAACGGAGCAGGCGAGCAGCGGTCAAGCCACCCGTTCGCGTCGAGGCAGTCGAGGATTAGGCCCAGCTTGTGCACAACGGAGGCAGGGATCTGAGGAGGCACGACGGACGCCGGGCTGGAGCTGTCTGCGTCCTTCATGGCAAGCGGCGCCGAGTGCTCCGCAAGGTGCCGGCCGAACTCGGCCTCGAGCATGCCGAGGGCGGATTCCAGGAGCCCTGCGTCGAGGCTGGCGAGGTCGGCGACGAAGCGGGGGTCGGCGAGGTCGCGCTCCCTGAGGTAGGCGACGATGTCGGCGAGCCTCTGCGCTGCGAGACCGCAGTTGTCGGCGAACAGGCGGAGCGCGGCCTCGAGCTGCGCGAGCACGGCGAGGTACCCCGGGAGGTCCCCGGCGAGCGAGCCGCGCGCGAGGAGTGCGACCTCGAGCCCGTGCACAGCGTCGAAGACCttgagcacggcggcggcggaccgagcGCGCGTTCGATGTCGCGGCCGGCCACCGCGAGCGCCTCGTGAGACGCATGGATTGGGCGCGCCGAGGCCTCCATCGCGGGGAGGCGTGCCCGGATCCCCTCCACCCGCGCCGCGTCATGCGCCAGCGCCCGGCCCAGCGTGCGCGACAGGTCCACCCTGGCGCGCAGCGCCTAGCGCGCCGCCAGcagccgctcctccgccgcctcgtcgcTGTCGCGCGGGTGTGCTTGTCCGCCCTCGTGCGGCGCCCCTCCTGGCGGCGCGCGCGACGGGGGACGGGGGGTGCGGGCGGGCCTGGAGGTGAGGTGTGGACGTGTGGTTGGGAGTTCGAGATAGGTTCCAGGGTAGAAACGAAAAAATGCATACATCCGAGTTTAATGGTGCTTTCACGGTTTCCGCTTGGAATATAACGGAAATAGCACTGAGGGGATTGAAGTAAAATTCCAGTGGCAATGAAAGGATGacctaaattttgatggcatcgAAGGAATTGGctaaaattttgatggcattcaGAGAATTAACTCTCTAGATTTCGGGAGCAGCGTTCTGAGGTAACCGCAATCTCCATCTAATTTTACTGTGAGTTCGTTGGTCTGTAGTTTTGC
This window contains:
- the LOC120695265 gene encoding putative disease resistance protein At3g14460, which gives rise to MRTSEDKVCRNDTYLYVDNFMFSRYVEKQHVLNTLLQGNFNDQGDPAILPIIGGHKVGKRTLVSHVCNNEKIRSHFSSILHISEHVISRIEHEKFPRVRTLVVIEFMSDVNDDDWMKFYSCVSRMGEGTKVIIISRLEKLARLGTVKPVHLKLLSVEEFSYVFKVLAFGSTKPEDCPQLLSIGNELAALMDRSWIIGNILADVLRKHLNTQFWFHVLKRYKGTLENNMLLFGDHPRNNCWKDRPIDITKLIYYPAPFRTLPPHIGGDVSATQLPRVTFEDLIVGSASPPKEMFELMAWESRLPPYSKILQICVEDKAQNTAPSNKKRRGSE